A single window of Lutzomyia longipalpis isolate SR_M1_2022 chromosome 1, ASM2433408v1 DNA harbors:
- the LOC129797048 gene encoding farnesol dehydrogenase-like, with translation MDQWSGRLAIVTGASSGIGAAITIDLVKAGMVVVGLARRVERIEALQNALPADVRMNLHALKCDVTNEKEIIDVFGRIDAQFGGIDVLVNNAGVLRYTSLIEPNNTTPIREVMETNVMGLIFCTREAFKSMQKHKRNAHVIHMNSIIGHKVYCNVEQPSINIYPASKYAVTAITEVHRQEFIRSKCPIKVTSVSPGLVKTEIFQSENKDIFKELPCLEPEDVSASILHILGTPPRVQIHEMLIKPFGEPY, from the exons ATGGATCAGTGGAGCGGTCGTCTAGCAATTGTAACTGGTGCCTCATCag gAATTGGCGCAGCAATTACGATTGATCTCGTGAAAGCGGGAATGGTCGTTGTGGGTTTGGCGCGGAGAGTTGAACGAATTGAAGCCCTACAGAATGCCCTTCCAGCAGACGTCCGGATGAACTTGCACGCCCTTAAGTGCGATGTTAccaatgaaaaggaaattattgatGTCTTCGGGAGGATCGACGCCCAATTCGGCGGCATTGATGTCCTCGTCAATAATGCCGGAGTTCTCCGCTATACTTCCCTCATTGAGCCCAACAATACAACACCAATTCGTGAGGTGATGGAGACGAATGTAATGGGGCTCATTTTCTGCACACGAGAAGCCTTCAAGTCCATGCAGAAGCACAAGAGGAATGCGCATGTTATTCACATGAATAGCATCATTGGGCACAAGGTGTACTGCAACGTCGAGCAGCCCTCAATCAATATCTACCCAGCGAGCAAGTATGCAGTTACGGCAATTACGGAAGTACATCGCCAGGAATTCATCAGGAGTAAGTGCCCCATTAAAGTGACTTCGGTGAGTCCTGGCCTCGTGAAGactgaaattttccaatcgGAAAATAAGGATATCTTCAAGGAGCTCCCCTGCTTGGAACCTGAAGATGTTTCCGCAAGTATTCTGCACATTTTGGGAACACCACCTCGTGTGCAAATCCACGAGATGCTCATCAAGCCCTTTGGGGAGCCATACTAA
- the LOC129797057 gene encoding farnesol dehydrogenase-like: MEQWKNKVAVVTGASAGIGAAVVKDLAKAGMITIGLARRVERVEALKKDLPPNLQENLHAVKCDVSKEEDIVRVFSEIDAKFNGIDVLINNAGILRYTELIKKDNSVPVRKVIDTNVLGVVFCTREAYKSMEKHGRNSHVVHINSIAGHNLFFPPEGSFNIYPASKFAVTAITEIHRQEFIKSTHHIKVTSVSPGLVNTEIFLPEHKEMISKMPALEPEDISQSILYVLGTPPRVQVHELTIKPFGEMY, encoded by the exons ATGGAACAGTGGAAGAATAAAGTCGCGGTTGTAACAGGAGCCTCTGCAG GAATTGGGGCAGCAGTTGTGAAGGATCTTGCAAAGGCGGGAATGATAACAATTGGCTTAGCAAGAAGAGTTGAAAGAGTAGAGGCCCTCAAAAAGGATCTTCCGCcaaatcttcaagaaaatcttcatgCTGTGAAATGTGATGTGTCGAAAGAAGAAGACATTGTGAGAGTTTTCTCTGAAATTGATGCgaaattcaatggaattgACGTTTTAATTAACAATGCCGGGATTTTACGTTACACAGAACTCATCAAAAAGGATAATTCTGTTCCTGTGCGCAAGGTGATCGACACAAATGTTCTAGGTGTAGTCTTTTGCACGCGTGAGGCTTACAAATCAATGGAGAAGCACGGAAGAAATTCTCATGTTGTCCATATTAATAGTATTGCTGGtcacaatttattctttccaCCGGAAGgatcatttaatatttatcctGCAAGTAAATTCGCCGTCACCGCAATAACTGAAATCCACCGGCAGGAATTTATAAAGAGCACGCATCACATTAAAGTGACTTCCGTGAGCCCGGGTTTAGTTAatacagaaatatttttgcctgAACATAAGGAAATGATTTCCAAGATGCCCGCTCTTGAACCCGAAGACATTTCTCAGAGTATTTTGTATGTCCTTGGCACACCGCCACGCGTTCAAGTTCACGAATTAACAATCAAACCGTTTGGTGAAATGTATTGA
- the LOC129797056 gene encoding farnesol dehydrogenase-like, with translation MEQWKNRVAIVTGASSGIGAAIAKDLAKAGMITIGLARRVEKVEALKKDLPPNLQGNLHAVKCDVSKEEEIVRVFSDIDAKFNGIDVLINNAGIIRYTKLIKADNSIPIREVVDTNILGPVFCTREAYKSMEKHGRNSHVVHINSIVGHHISFDPQFEVNMYPPSKFAVTAITEVHRQEFIRSKHHIKVTSVSPGAVRTEILPEDVLKRFPDMPLLEPADVSQSIIHILSTPPHVQIHELTIKPFGEQF, from the exons ATGGAACAGTGGAAAAATAGAGTAGCGATTGTTACAGGTGCTTCTTCAG GTATAGGAGCAGCAATTGCAAAGGATCTCGCTAAGGCGGGAATGATAACTATTGGATTAGCAAGAAGGGTTGAAAAAGTTGAAGCTCTAAAGAAGGATCTTCCACCAAATCTTCAAGGAAATCTTCATGCTGTGAAATGTGATGTGTCGAAAGAGGAAGAAATAGTGAGGGTGTTCTCTGACATTGACGCAAAGTTCAATGGCATCGACGTTTTAATTAACAATGCTGGAATTATTCGATACACGAAGCTTATCAAAGCTGATAACTCAATCCCAATTCGCGAGGTGGTTGATACAAATATTTTAGGCCCTGTATTTTGCACGCGAGAGGCTTACAAATCAATGGAGAAGCACGGAAGAAATTCTCATGTTGTCCATATAAATAGCATTGTGGGTCATCATATATCCTTTGATCCCCAATTTGAGGTCAACATGTATCCTCCGTCGAAATTTGCAGTAACCGCCATAACGGAAGTACATCGTCAGGAATTTATTCGGAGTAAGCATCACATTAAAGTCACATCGGTGAGTCCTGGAGCAGTTCGAACGGAAATATTGCCTGAAGATGTTCTCAAAAGATTCCCTGATATGCCACTACTTGAACCTGCAGATGTGTCTCAGAGtattattcatattttatctACACCACCACATGTTCAGATCCACGAGTTAACCATTAAACCATTTGGTGAACAATTTTAG
- the LOC129797053 gene encoding farnesol dehydrogenase-like, protein MEQWKNRVAIVTGASAGIGAAIAKDLAKAGMITIGLARRVERVEALKKDLPANVQGNLHAVKCDVSNEDDIVRVFAWIDKKFNGIDVLINNAGILRETELINKDNSSKIREVINTNVLGLVFCTREAYKSMEKHGRNSHVVHINSVVGHNIIRNLQMPSHNIYPPSKFAVTAIAEIHRQEFIRSKHHIKVTSVSPGAVKTEIVSKELLEKFGDLPFLEAEDVSQSVLHVLGTPPHVQIHELTIKPFGEQF, encoded by the exons ATGGAACAGTGGAAGAATCGCGTAGCTATCGTCACTGGTGCTTCggcag gAATTGGTGCGGCGATTGCAAAGGATCTCGCGAAGGCAGGAATGATTACAATTGGATTGGCGCGAAGAGTGGAAAGAGTTGAAGCTCTCAAGAAGGATCTTCCAGCAAATGTCCAAGGAAATCTTCATGCTGTCAAATGTGATGTGTCGAATGAGGATGATATTGTGAGAGTATTTGCTTGgattgataagaaattcaatgGGATTGATGTGTTGATCAACAATGCCGGTATTCTTCGAGaaactgaattaattaataaggATAACTCTTCAAAAATTCGTGAAGTGATCAACACAAATGTATTGGGTTTGGTTTTCTGCACAAGAGAAGCCTACAAATCAATGGAAAAGCACGGAAGGAATTCTCACGTTGTCCATATTAACAGCGTGGTCGGACATAATATTATCCGAAATCTTCAAATGCCTTCTCATAATATTTATCCTCCAAGCAAATTCGCCGTGACCGCCATAGCGGAAATCCATCGTCAGGAATTTATAAGGAGCAAACATCACATCAAGGTGACTTCTGTGAGCCCTGGGGCTGTAAAGACCGAGATTGTTTCCAAagaattattggaaaaatttggTGATCTTCCTTTCCTTGAGGCTGAAGATGTGTCCCAGAGTGTCCTTCATGTCCTTGGCACCCCTCCCCATGTTCAAATTCATGAGTTAACCATTAAACCCTTTGGggaacaattttaa
- the LOC129797054 gene encoding farnesol dehydrogenase-like, protein MEQWKNRVAIVTGASAGIGAAIAKDLAKAGMITIGLARRVEKIETLKKDLPANVQGNLHAVKCDVSKEEEIIRVFSEIDAKFNGIDVLINNAGIFRETELIYKDNSSKIREVVDTNILGLVFCTREAYKSMEKHGRNSHVVHINSVVGHNVIRNLQMPSSNIYAPSKHAVTAITEIHRQELIRSKHHIKVTSISPGIVKTEIVTSELLEKFGNFPYLEAEDVSQSVLHVLGTPPHVQIHELTIKPFGEQF, encoded by the exons ATGGAACAGTGGAAGAATCGTGTTGCTATCGTCACTGGTGCTTCggcag GAATTGGTGCTGCAATTGCAAAGGATCTCGCTAAGGCGGGAATGATAACAATTGGATTAGCGCGAAgagtggagaaaattgaaactcTGAAAAAGGATCTTCCAGCAAATGTTCAAGGAAATCTTCATGCTGTGAAATGTGATGTGtcgaaagaagaagaaataattagagttttttctgaaattgacgcaaaattcaatggaatCGATGTTCTCATTAACAATGCTGGAATTTTTCGAGaaactgaattaatttataaggATAATTCTTCCAAAATTCGTGAAGTGGTCGATACAAACATTTTGGGTTTGGTTTTCTGTACAAGAGAGGCCTACAAATCAATGGAAAAGCACGGAAGGAATTCTCATGTTGTTCATATTAATAGTGTTGTTGGACACAACGTAATCCGAAATCTTCAAATGCCTTCCAGCAACATTTATGCTCCAAGTAAACATGCAGTTACCGCCATAACGGAAATCCATCGCCAGGAATTAATAAGGAGCAAGCATCACATCAAGGTGACTTCTATAAGCCCGGGAATTGTGAAAACTGAAATTGTTACAAGtgaattgttagaaaaattcggcaattttcCGTACCTTGAGGCTGAAGACGTTTCCCAGAGTGTTCTTCATGTCCTTGGGACTCCTCCTCATGTTCAAATTCACGAGTTAACTATTAAACCGTTTGGGGAACAGTTTTga
- the LOC129797052 gene encoding farnesol dehydrogenase-like, which yields MEQWKNRVAIVTGASAGIGAAIAKDLAKAGMITIGLARRVERVEALKKDLPANVQGNLHAVKCDVSNEDDIVRVFAWIDKKFNGIDVLINNAGILRETELINKDNSSKIREVIDTNVLGLVFCTREAYKSMEKHGRNSHVVHINSIVGHNVIRNLQMPSGNIYPPSKFAVTAITEIHRQEFIRSKHHIKVTSVSPGAVKTEIFPQEMLEKYPDFPFLESEDISQSVLHVLGTPPHVQIHELTIKPFGEQF from the exons atGGAACAGTGGAAGAATCGCGTAGCTATCGTAACAGGTGCTTCGGCag gaATTGGTGCTGCAATTGCAAAGGATCTTGCAAAGGCAGGAATGATAACAATTGGCTTAGCAAGAAGAGTTGAAAGAGTGGAAGCCCTCAAGAAGGATCTTCCAGCAAATGTTCAAGGAAATCTTCATGCTGTGAAATGTGATGTGTCAAATGAGGATGATATTGTGAGAGTATTTGCTTGgattgataagaaattcaatgGGATTGATGTGCTGATCAACAATGCCGGTATTCTTCGAGaaactgaattaattaataaggataactcttcaaaaattcgcgAAGTGATCGACACTAATGTGTTGGGATTGGTTTTCTGTACGCGTGAGGCCTACAAATCAATGGAAAAGCACGGAAGAAATTCTCATGTTGTACATATTAACAGCATAGTTGGACATAATGTTATTCGAAATCTTCAAATGCCTTCTGGCAATATTTATCCTCCAAGTAAATTCGCCGTGACCGCCATAACGGAAATCCATCGTCAGGAGTTTATAAGGAGCAAACATCACATCAAGGTGACTTCTGTGAGCCCTGGGGCTGTGAAAACTGAGATTTTCCCCCAAGAAATGTTGGAGAAGTACCCCGATTTTCCATTTCTTGAATCTGAAGATATCTCCCAGAGTGTCCTTCATGTCCTTGGGACACCACCTCATGTTCAAATTCATGAATTAACTATTAAACCCTTTGGGGAacagttttaa
- the LOC129797050 gene encoding farnesol dehydrogenase-like, whose product MEQWKNRLAIVTGASSGIGAAIAKDLAKAGMITIGLARRVERVEALKKDLPANVQGNLHAVKCDVSKEEEIIRVFSEIDAKFNGIDVLINNAAVLREGALITKDNSTSVREVLDTNVLGVVFCTREAYKSMEKHGRNSHVVHINSIVGHNIINDPKMASTNIYTAGKFALTAIMEIHRQEFIRSKHHIKVTSVSPGVVKTEMVPEDFAEKYGNFSFLEPEDVSHSILHVLGTPPHVQIHELTIKPFGETF is encoded by the exons ATGGAGCAGTGGAAAAATCGTTTAGCTATCGTCACTGGAGCTTCttcag GAATTGGTGCTGCAATTGCAAAGGATCTCGCGAAAGCGGGAATGATTACAATTGGGTTGGCACGAAGAGTTGAAAGAGTTGAAGCTCTCAAGAAGGATCTTCCAGCAAATGTTCAAGGAAATCTTCATGCTGTAAAATGTGATGTGTCgaaagaggaagaaataattagagttttctctgaaattgacgcaaaattcaatggaatCGACGTGTTAATTAACAATGCAGCCGTCCTTCGGGAAGGAGCTTTAATCACTAAGGATAATTCTACGTCAGTCCGTGAAGTGTTGGACACTAATGTGTTGGGTGTGGTTTTCTGTACACGTGAAGCCTACAAATCAATGGAAAAACACGGAAGAAATTCTCACGTAGTACACATCAATAGTATAGTTGGACATAACATTATCAATGATCCGAAAATGGCTTCCACTAATATCTACACTGCAGGAAAATTCGCATTAACCGCCATAATGGAAATACATCGGCAGGAGTTCATAAGGAGCAAACATCACATTAAGGTGACTTCTGTTAGTCCAGGGGTTGTAAAAACGGAAATGGTGCCAGAGGACTTTGCTGAAAAATACGgcaacttttcttttcttgagcCTGAAGATGTATCCCATAGTATTCTTCATGTCCTTGGAACTCCTCCTCATGTTCAAATTCACGAATTAACTATTAAACCATTCggagaaactttttaa
- the LOC129797059 gene encoding farnesol dehydrogenase-like → MEQWKNRVAIVTGASAGIGAAIAKDLAKAGMITIGLARRVEKIEALKKDLPENVQGNLHAVKCDVSNEDDIVRVFSEIDKKFNGIDVLINNAGVVRETELINKDNSSKIREVINTNVYGLVFCTREAYKSMEKHGRNSHVVHINSVAGHYPVQIPLLNIYPASKHAVTAITEIHRQEFIRSKHHIKVTSVSPGAVKTEMVPDDVEEKFGKIPFLEAEDISQSVLHVLGTPPRVQIHELIIRPFGERF, encoded by the exons ATGGAACAGTGGAAGAATCGCGTAGCTATTGTCACTGGTGCTTCggcag GAATTGGTGCGGCGATTGCAAAGGATCTCGCTAAGGCGGGAATGATAACAATTGGATTGGCACGAAgagtggagaaaattgaagcaCTGAAAAAGGATCTTCCAGAAAATGTTCAAGGAAATCTGCATGCTGTGAAATGTGATGTGTCCAATGAAGATGATATTGTGAGAGTTTTCTCCGAAATcgacaaaaaattcaatgggatTGATGTGTTAATCAACAATGCTGGAGTTGTCCGTGAAACTGAACTGATCAATAAGGataattcctcaaaaattcGTGAGGTGATCAATACGAATGTTTATGGGCTTGTTTTCTGTACAAGAGAGGCCTATAAATCAATGGAGAAGCatggaagaaattcccatgttGTTCATATCAATAGTGTAGCTGGACATTACCCAGTACAAATACCTCTCTTAAATATCTACCCGGCAAGTAAACATGCGGTTACCGCTATAACGGAAATCCATCGCCAGGAATTTATAAGGAGCAAACATCACATCAAGGTGACCTCTGTGAGTCCTGGGGCTGTGAAAACAGAAATGGTTCCAGATGATGTTGAAGAAAAGTTTGGCAAAATTCCATTCCTTGAGGCTGAAGATATTTCCCAGAGTGTTCTTCATGTCCTCGGAACACCTCCTCGTGTTCAAATACACGAACTTATCATCAGACCTTTTGGGGAGAGGTTTTAA
- the LOC129797058 gene encoding farnesol dehydrogenase-like, whose product MEQWKNRVAVVTGASAGIGAAIAKDLAKAGMITIGLARRVERVEALKKDLPGNVQGNLHAVKCDVSNEDDIVRVFSEIDAKFNGIDVLINNAGVARHTELINKDNSSKIREIINTNVFGVVFCTREAYKSMEKHGRNSHIVHINSVAGHYQMQIPLLNIYPASKHAVTAITEIHRQEFIRSKHHIKVTSVSPGAVKTEMMPDDVEERLGKIPFLEAEDISQSVLHVLGTPPRVQIHELIIRPFGERF is encoded by the exons ATGGAACAGTGGAAAAATCGTGTAGCTGTAGTCACAGGTGCTTCAGCAG GAATTGGTGCTGCGATTGCAAAGGATCTTGCGAAGGCGGGAATGATTACAATTGGATTAGCACGAAGGGTCGAAAGAGTTGAAGCTCTTAAAAAGGATCTTCCAGGAAATGTTCAAGGAAATCTTCACGCTGTGAAATGTGATGTGTCGAATGAGGATGATATTGTGAGAGTTTTCTCTGAAATTGATGCAAAGTTCAATGGGATTGATGTGTTGATCAACAATGCAGGTGTTGCTCGTCACACTGAACTGATTAATAAGGATAACTCCTCAAAAATTCGTGAGATAATTAACACAAATGTTTTCGGGGTTGTTTTCTGCACAAGAGAGGCCTACAAATCAATGGAGAAGCacggaagaaattcccatattGTCCATATTAATAGTGTAGCTGGACATTACCAAATGCAAATACCTCTCTTAAATATCTACCCCGCAAGTAAACATGCAGTTACCGCCATAACGGAAATCCATCGCCAGGAATTTATAAGGAGCAAACATCACATCAAGGTGACCTCTGTGAGTCCTGGGGCTGTGAAAACTGAAATGATGCCAGATGATGTTGAGGAAAGGTTGGGCAAAATTCCATTCTTAGAGGCTGAAGATATTTCCCAGAGTGTCCTTCATGTCCTCGGAACACCTCCTCGTGTTCAAATTCACGAACTTATCATCAGACCTTTTGGGGAGAGATTTTAA
- the LOC129797049 gene encoding farnesol dehydrogenase-like: MDQWKNRVAVVTGASSGIGAALVKDLVKAGMITVGLARRVDRIEALKKELPENLRFNLHAMKCDVSQEEEIIRVFELIDAKFNGIDVLINNAGVIRDTALIDADNSTPIREVIDTNVMGLVFCTREAYKSMEKHGRNSHVVHINSIVGQYFLGMVSQPSLNIYPPSKFAVTAITEIHRQEFIRSKKHIKVSSVSPGVVLTDIFLPEHRDLIPQGPHLLPEDISASVLHILGTPPHVQIHELTIKPFGEMI; this comes from the exons ATGGATCAGTGGAAAAATCGAGTTGCTGTTGTAACTGGTGCTTCATCAG GAATTGGTGCTGCACTCGTAAAGGATCTCGTAAAGGCGGGAATGATAACAGTTGGACTAGCCAGACGTGTGGACCGAATTGAAGCCCTCAAGAAGGAACTTCCAGAAAATTTGCGATTTAATTTGCACGCAATGAAGTGCGATGTGTCGCAAGAAGAGGAAATTATAAGAGTTTTTGAGTTGATTGATGCCAAATTCAATGGGATCGACGTGCTCATCAACAACGCCGGTGTTATTCGTGATACAGCTCTCATTGATGCAGATAACTCCACACCAATTCGAGAAGTTATCGATACAAATGTGATGGGACTCGTTTTTTGTACAAGAGAAGCCTACAAGTCCATGGAGAAGCACGGGAGGAACTCCCATGTTGTCCACATTAACAGCATTGTTGGGCAATACTTCCTCGGAATGGTCAGTCAACCATCGCTGAATATCTATCCTCCAAGTAAATTTGCCGTGACTGCAATCACGGAAATTCATCGCCAGGAATTTATTCGCAGCAAGAAGCACATTAAAGTCTCCTCTGTGAGTCCTGGAGTCGTACTAACTGACATTTTTCTCCCGGAGCACAGAGATTTGATCCCACAGGGACCACATTTGCTTCCTGAGGATATCTCCGCAAGTGTACTTCACATCCTGGGAACTCCTCCTCATGTTCAGATACACGAATTAACGATTAAACCGTTTGGAGAGATGATTTAA